The Arabidopsis thaliana chromosome 5, partial sequence genomic interval GTCaatgaagaaagaaatcaaaatgaaGCAGAAGGCATACCAATCTTATTGTGTGTTAGATCAAGTGTTCGCACTGCTCTCTCCATTTCAATCACTTCATCAGGAAATGTCTactcaacaaaacaaatcaaaaaaacagaaaattcacCAATCAAGAGATAATCAGCCAATCCAGTCttaacaaaaccctagaacaAATTCGTATGCTGCATTGATGACACAATCACAAAGTTCAGTGCTTTTCGTCTCTATCAATCATTCAAACAAGagacaataacaacaacacacaTAGAATAAACATCTCTACAAAGTCATATAGACAGATAGAAACAAGTTTGTCAATCAATTCCAAGTGGAGACAAGTATACCTTCAATTTGGAGTCGCGGAGACCAACAATGCCTGTAGATCGCCAGCGTGAGATCCGATTAGCCTTTGAACCACCAGCTGTATTGCTCGCGCAACACCCCATTTTTGTGTTTCCGATTCTTCGCCGATCGTCGCAGTAGATTTCGATTagatgatttatataaataatgaagaaatCTCAGATACCCAGAGAAAGTTTCAAAGTAATCTGATTGCTAAAAGAGATGGCTTTTGgggtcaaaatttggtttttgaggTTTAGGTGAGGGTCAAGGTCTCTGTCTCGCTCGCGGGTTATATAGAAAGAAAGCCAAATTCGTccccaaaaacagaaaaatataatttggaaaagtaaaaagacCCTAAATTTGATAAAAGTGCTTAGCTTTGGAAACTCGAAGATCggtaagaaatcaaaatcaaaatcatttcgAGCCCCAAGACTCAAATACTATTGAGTCAATGAACTAAACTTCAGATTTTATCTTGGTATTGGTGATCCCACTAATCAAATCGAGGGAAATTTCAGATATCTATGTTACCAAAGACTCATTTTTGAAGTACTTAAACTTGTCTTCTGACCACATTACCTGTCTTGTTTCTTACATAACCTCTTACCTTTCAATCATACCTAAACATTTTGTTTgcaaaatctttcttttagtggttctatttttaaaactttcgTTGTTAAACGTCTTTTTCTTGGTTCTAAACTTCTAACTAATGATAGTGTTGTTAAACCAAcgtatatatgatattaacCAGAAAAATGGCTTGTTTTATTACAAGAAAACGAGgtttcttttgatatatagCCCCTTCCTCAAGCAACAGCATGGTCggactaatttttttttttcttttccatttattttattctcatACCCATCTCGTtaaatttcaaaccaaaaacactaataaCTCAAATTCGAAACCGACCAGTCAACCAAGTTATGAAGTTGATGTGAAAAGCCAAAATGTGAAGTCTTTTGACTTGATATCGTTTGTATTATATACTGAATATCAAAGAACTCAGCCCAtaatttcaaaagttttatgAATGGTAAACATTAGGAACAAACACGCAGCAAAAAGAACAGGAAGTAAGAAGCCTAATAATACTATTTCTAGAAAATAATCACAAATTAAGAACATGGTTCATCTATATGTACATACATGATTCTTCTCAAAATTCTATTTGATATAGAAAAGGAAcccataataataaaatatgagaaaGACAGAGATAATTAAACACGTTTTGCTTTCATTCACTATGAGAACAGCCAAAAATCTAGGAACCAGATTCCAATTTTTGGTTCCTTTTTCCTACTTCCACACAGAACCCGCTTTGTCAATCAGCGGATTTCGATCTTCAAGACTTTTTAACATTCCCTTCATTAGGCAGAGGTACAAGATATGTAAAATACACGcatttgtaaatatttgtaaCTAACCAGTGATGATTGATTGGTTGTTGAAGAGGGAAGGTTTTGTcttctgtcttttctttttttttcccctgtTTTAAGTTAGCCGTAGAGCCATTTCTTGAAGCAGCGTTCGTTTCTGAGAAGCGTTTATCACTTGATTGGTTTCTGCATTCTCTAGAACATCTGTGATTATAGCTGCTGCGTGACCCAGTGGCTCTTCCGCGGCTCTCTTTAGCATGAAAGCCTGGTGCAAGTGAAGGTAAGtgagaaaactaaaaacagTTTCACAAAAAATGGTTCGAGCTTTTAGAGgagttaagaaaaaacagaagacCACAAACTTTTACAATCTAGTGCAACTTTTTCTCAGTAGAAAACTTGATTTGAATCCAGAATCTAAGTTAGGGAAATGGAGAGAAGAACCTGGCCATGGTGCGATATGGTTAAGGTACATGGTTGCTGATTCCAAGGCTCTCCATCAATTTGCACTGGTAAAGGCGCACAAAGTTGTATCTTGACTGCTGACCCTTGAGCTAGCCTTCTCGCACGAGACAACCCGACCTGAAgatgtgaaaacaaaacaaaaatcaatttatgtTAGTTTTTAGGTTACCAGTCAAATGTATACAAATAAGACATAAGAGTACAAATATAACCTGAAGTTTCCCAAGGTGCCATGTCCCAGATATACTCACAACTTCAACTATCTTGTCGTGCATCGATTGCGGATCAAAGTTTTCATATGTTTCATCTTCATTCTGCCATAAATCCACCCCTCCCATGTAACTTCCAATGTTTGCAACCAGTATTCCTTCCGCATCCTTCAGAGATTTAGCATAGAGAAGTTAGAGCATTAATTATCATGCGGGTCGTATCTGTAAGGTATCTGTGACTCACCTCAGGAACCTCGATGTCAACACCATCCACCTCAACTCGAACTTGCCAAGGGAAATCTTCGAATGTTCTGTCCATTATACTCCTTGCACCTTCTCTGGCATAGAGGACTTTGTTCATAAACTGCACATGGAGACCATTCAAATATCAGTTTCATGGACTAAAGGATTAACCATACAGCTTCTCTACAATATATGCCAGTTATATCATGATTGTGAAATATAGAAATACAGTTTTCCTGAggttatatcaaaattttatcaattaatGTTCATTTGGTTACCTGGCTATAAAATCTCTCTGGATTCTCCTCCCGTAGATTGTGAATCTCAAGGGCAACCTTAGCATCACACCCAACCCCTGTTAAGATTAGCAAAGTTAGCAACAATTTATAGGCTATGGGTTCAAGATAGCAGTCATATCATTTACAAGGGTAATATACACAACGGGAATGGTTCAAACCATTCTTCATGAATTTATTTAAAGAATCTAtcattatacaattttaatttatatagacTTTAAATGCAAACTGCCGTgttaaattgtaaataattttaaccCCGAGATAAGTCTTGATAAGAGTAATATATACGGGACAAAAGTTGCAAACAGAACTAAAGGACTCTGGATACAAATGAAACTGCCCCACTACTTCGACGATTAGCAACCTCACATATAATTGAAATTATATCGAAAGCAAAGCTGTGAAGGTTTTCACCTAGAGGTTTTGAATTTAACTGACCTATATAattgttcatatattttgGCGGCTGGAGTTGCTTTCCTTGTTGATTCAGAATCGATACTTTCCAACGATCAAGGACAGTGACTGCAGCATGCTCTATGTTCTGTAATACTGTCGACAAGCCTCCTTGTCTCTCAACAGAACCCAAACCACCACCCCAATTTAATACTCGGGATAGATCATTCCCGGTTCCAGCAGGCAGTATAGCAACTGCAGGAGGAGAAATAAAATTCTGTTTCTCTATGGCATCTAATACCCAACCAGCGGTGCCATCTCCACCACAAACAAGAACTCTAAAGTGAGGAACCTTCCTGAAGAGAAAAAGTCCCACTTCTGGTCCCTGCACTGAACTCAATTCAAATACCTGCAAGAAACGGCTCGCGTCAATAAACTTTAAAGACTACAGATTAAGAAAATGCATTGAAAATGTCCACAGAATCAGATTTAAGTCTGTGACGAGTTTTCAAGGCAGTATACTCTACCTGCACAGGATttagatgaagatgaagacgtTGACGAAGGGAATCACCTCGTTGAGCACCActctttttgttaataaaaacCAACAACGGTCTTGCATCTGAAGGCAAATCAGCTAGTTCATACTTAAGTTTCGACCTTAGTGCATGATATTCCTTCTGACCAAAAGACCCGGTTCTTTTAACACTCGGCTTCTTTTCCAGCTTGCCATTGCTGTCACTGTCCCCGTTAGAAGAATCCCCATTCATAACGCTGATAGAATTTTCCAGTACGGCATGAGCGCCATTAACAGTTGGACCTGTATCAGCTGTGCTTTCTGTGGATTCATCGCAATTGCTACCACTATTACCAGTGTCAGCTGAAGTTTCATTAGTTTGCTTGtattttttgctttgaatCCTGATACTGGCAAGGGCGGTAGATGCAAGTTCGTTAGCACCATGAGTGATTGAGCTCAGAAATCCTCCAGAGGGATTCCGCGTCAATTCCTTAACGTAGAGTGGGCACAATATTAACCTTCTAAGCGGGCCTAAATCACAAATGTCACCAGTTTCATTTGACATGTTACTGTGACAGTCAACGTGCACAAGACGTTGACACCACAAGCAGCACCATATAGGAGAACCCCCAAGAAAGGAGCTACTACATGACTCGTCACAGTAGCTACAAAACGAGGAGTCATCAGTCTGATCAGCCCCTTCTGTCCACCGCACTGCCCACTGGTGCACCACATGCTCAAATCCAACCATGGAGACACATTTGCAATCTTTTGGCGCACTTGAAGAACAGTTAAAATGTGCTGCTGCTCCACAGATTGTGCACCTGTGGAAAAAACTTTCTGAAGCTACAATTGCCTGAGATGGCGACATGGACTTCAAGCAAACACAACAGTTCAAGTTTTTCGCACGAGCTATAGGGTCGAGTTCCCAGCTATGTGGGGCAACAGGAACCTTATGTCGTGcctttggatttttctttgaccTGGCTATGGCTTTCGTCCAacttaaattaatatttcttcGCCATTGAAAAGCAGTGTAGGCGATGGTCAATATACCAACAAGGGCagcaacaaaacaagagaacaTTAAACCACGAGATTCAACCGTGTCAATAGGATTCTTGCTGGTCCAGCTAGGAAAGAACATCCCCAATTCTCCATCGTCGTCCATTTGTCTATGTTGCAACTCTACTACAAGTGTGAAAATCCCTGAAATCCGAGCCAATAAGAAGCCCCAAAAAGATTATTGTATTGGTCAGGTCCACACACAGATCATCAAAAATTCTTCCTCAAACtccatatcatcatcatccatcaAACCAGTTTATGCTCAGAAAAAGCGATATCGCAGAGGACAACAAACACAATTcaactaaagaaaaacaaactcttcttccctgacagtaagaaaaaaaaacatgtcatCCAACCGCATAACACGATAGAAACAATCGTTTTCATAAGAAACACTGCAGCCCAAATTACAAAGGCCCTGAAcaatgtaaacaaaaacaaatttactacaagaaaattaattgtttgGTCATTTTCTTCCTCGGATTCAGACTTCAATCAAACAATCGTAATCATGCTTGGACAACACATtcttaaaatcaaaatgaaacCTTGCTCTCAAGTTCCTAAGTTTGATACATATTGATGAAAACTTACTCTGCTCATTTCCAACAATACTATAAGaggcaaaacaaaacctttaaGCTTCGactttaataaacaaaaaaaaaaaaaaaactcgagcTCTAGTGAAAAATAAACTCAGATCACAAAGTTCCAAAAATCtcctattaaaaaaaaaggggcAAAAACTGCAGCTTTCTCTCTGTCCACGAAGATCCAATGTAAATTACaccaacaaataaataaaaaaactaacctgAAGAAGCGAGAGGGAGAAGTAGAAGAGATGATCAAATCAGAAGCCTAAGAGAGATCTAGAAAGCGACCCGAAAagcgaaagaagaagagaaacccACAATCGATGATGCACCAAGCACGAAGCTTTTTTACTCCAACGAAAATtcccaaatccaaaaattttgattttgaaaaagcaGAGATGCTCTCTCTTtcagttttcttataataattaaaatctttcGTTTGATTAATTCGATCGGACTATATACAATATGATTTGTGAAAGGAGAAAGATTCTGGGCGAAAAAGAGGGTTAATCTATCGTATCCGTTTTACACGGCTTGGCCACGTAGGATATATGAATCTCACAGTTCCTAGTTGCCACGTGCCCATACATTTTTTGTCGGCAAAGGGCCCAGGCCCATTACTTTCATGACACGGTTCCTAAATTACTTGTACTATGTGACATTGACCCaatcaaaacagaagaaaacatatagaATTATTCTTTTGGGATTTATTAATTCAATACACTAAAGGGAAAATGTCCAAATCTGGTTTTTGACATCCAAATGTTTTTGATTGTATGCTTTTGTCTAAAATAcatttggcaaaaaaaaaaggaaatgcGATTGTGATGTTGAtttaagtaacaaaaaaaagtgttgaTGTGTAAGACATGATTCTCTCTACCACTGCATTTAAtgttaagaaattttttttaaaaatgatatatatctacgcaaaaatattaatattttatatactaatattcTTTACGAGCAACCTGCAGATACATATTGATCAAATTCTTAACTTAATATGTAAATGTTGACTATAAATCTTATCCAAGTACTCCCCATCGACCATACGGCATTACTAGCAAGAAATCCTTTTGCAGCATGGGACTTTACTCTTTGAAGTATATGTCACTATATATTCTCCTATATATGCTCGATCCTTGGACTAAATCTGTGGTACTCGACCCGATCGATCTACTCCACTGCAGTTAAGTTCAAAAATACAACACCTAAACATGTgttttttgatgatattgGTAATTTACCTTGTATCACTTGGTACGGTGTTACCAATCTGCTTTTTTAGATCATACCTTTAGTAGATAACAAATATGAGAACTACATAATATGTATGGGAATCTTAAGTAATTGTTTATGATATGAACATCTTCAGTTTCGACTAAACTTTTGATTGCTACTAAATACGTATAGAACAAATCTTCTTAATTATATCTTATAACTACcgtttcttaattattacaaCAATATGTCATATGATCCAAGTCTAAACTATAAATGTCCCTTTGAAAACGGACACTTCAAGTACAGCTATATCACAAAAGATTTGGCAAATCTAAGTACACATTTAGATTTGGTAAATTTGTACAGAATCAGTGTGTTCCATTTCAACACCTAAAAATATAGTCacttttaaaaccaaaaataaagaaaaaaatagtcatATCACCGATGCTTAGCTTGATCATCATAAGCTTAGCTTGATCATCATAAGGTACTGAGCCTCACGGATCTCGAGGTTagaaataagaagagagaaaaaaaacaccaaatcgGACGGTTAACAAGTTACTGACAAAACGAAATTATGAACCTGAGAGAGTAGACACTAGTCTTCGGATCTTCTAGACTAAGATATCAAATCTGTTTGTTATtagaagataatatatataatgaaccaaacacaaaatcatTTCTGCTCTCCATAACTAGAACACCTCCAATGGCTTCTTCCGATGATCCAGCTCCGGAGAACAACCACGTCTCCGTCTTAGCTAGACAAGCTCGAAACCCACCGacacattttttctttcctcacAATCCTTCTCCTCGTACTTACTACTTCTCGGCGCCACCACAGATTTATTTCATCTCCGACATATATctccctcctcctccatcaATATGGGTGTATTATCCTCTTTGGTATattaaccctaaccctaatgTATATGAGTCTACACAAGAACTTCCTCAACGTTACTCTCCAAACCCTAGCCAAGAGATGACTCTTCCACCGACTAGTAGTAGAAGAGTTTTTGGCCGGAGAAGTTACGAACTATGTGAGAAGGTGACATGGAGGACAAGTATCAAGCCGGAAGTTGAATCCAACGGTGATCACATCACAACCGTCATGCTTCGCAATATACCGAACCGATACACGTGCGTATATAATTCCTTCATTTTAAATTCATAACCACTAGATTATACAGTATATGTTAGTATTTAAACAAGGtgtgatttaatttatttattttgttgtggtGGTGAAATGATGAGGCATATATTGAAGCTAATGATTAACAATATTTGCaggagagagatgatgattcAGTTCATGGATAAGCATTGCGAAGAAGCCAATAAAAGTGGGAAAAATGAAGAGTTTACAATCTCTgcttatgattttatttaccTTCCGATAGACTTTAGGTaagttttaatctttattattattcgtTAATTAGTTTCAtctttgtttatatacaaCGAAATGATGctatatatacaaatcatAATCGATAATCATTGAATATCTGCatgttacaacttacaaatttttattttgtgcaTTAATGTATTTgtaatataagtatatataacaATGTTACTATTCATCTTGATATTATTAACTTgatcatatataaattaccTAAATGAATTAAACAGGACTACAATGAACAAAGGGTATGCTTTCGTGAACTTCACAAATGCAAAAGCAGTGTCCAAGTTTAAGGCTGCTTGCAACAACAAGCCGTGGTGCCATTTCTACtcaaaaaaagaacttgagaTTACTTATGCTAGAATTCAGGCTAGTTCCACtcctttacatatatatatacacatctTTGATCTGTGTATCTTATCTTATTCAATCTTATTGTAACACTTGTCGGGGAAAACAACAATACTTTTGTGTAGGGCAAAGATGAGCTGGTGAAACGTTTCCAGCATATGACATATCCGGAGGAGGCCTACAGTGCGGTATGTTTCAGCCCAGCTCGTAGCGGAGGGAAAGATACAGTTCAAACCACAATGGTCGGTAAATGCAATGAACCAGTGTGCTCGGTTTAGTCTTTCCATATATGTAATTAGGATTATGAATAATAAAAGTGTATGCGATGGTGAACATGGGTCTAggatggaaaagaaaagactcaGACACCGAACCAAATCCAAGTAAAATTCTGAAATGtttagttttggatttggtttttgatgtGTGTGAGTTTTGACTTTTCATAATTAGTGTTATGTTTAAGCGTCTACTACTCTACCTGTTTCTCtgatctatatataattttctatgtTGTTGAACTGTTGTCTGGCgatgtttatatacaaaaatatagctatggttttctctttttttttttttgttaatgattattctgatattcaaaaatttggttgaaagttcttttttttggtgaaaatcAAGTCATACTTCATTCCAGTTatagagaagacaaaaaaatctttctacAATGAGGATTGTTTTTGCaccaattaattttttaaaggAAGTAAGCCACGAACTCTTAGCTTAGAAGGTGATCGCATGAAAAACTAGctaacaacataaaaaaaaaaaaaaatgagttggCCAAATATCGCCGGTGGATATTATTAGACTACGTTTTCTTGTCAACGGTGGATATTTTAGATATAAGACTTTTTGGAACGTACCAAAAAGTTTCTCTTATTCCTTTGAACTCGCATTATGTTACAAAATATAACTAGAGAATCTTGCATAGAAAGGTTTGCGGTTTTGTCACTATTTTGTATGTGTACTACTGTACTGTACATTGAACTGTTGTGATCTTTTCAATCATGTAAAAACCTACTATAGACCTTAGCCTATTCTGGCGTTACCTTTACACATTCCAGTTTTTATTGAGCCGAAACCATCATTGTTAGTTTGGGTGACGATAGATTCTGCAGTACCTTGACACAAATCTTCGTTTCTTGGGGAATGGAGCGACAAGTGTGACGTAGATGTGCATCGTAGGCTCCTACAAATAATGACCAAAAAGGCCTTTTTCCATCAAcaattgcttctttttcttttctctctttttttgccACTTTTTTCCCCACTATGGTCATGAGTCATGACCGGCTTCACATAAACGATGTTGAATCAAATAGCTTTTTGGGCGGGGACTGAGTGGAATTAAAGATGATGGATTCAGTTAGGGTTTTGAGGTAGTTCTTGGCCCATAATATGGCCcaatatatgaattttgacttttttcgAATTATCGTTGAAGTTCATCTCTTAACAATAATAAGCAACAACTTTATGAGATAATGAATTATTGCAATACAATGATGTAGAAACGGACCAATACAGTGTCGTGTTTGACGTTTAGGTGGGTTTGGTTATAATTGTCTTATCACTGGCCCAcactacaacaacaactctcGTCTAAAACCAAACCCTCTGACATGGAAAGAGAGTTTTGATCTACGAGCCAATTGCTTTGGACCCGAGCCTCGTATTTGCCTCCGGACCCGAACCTCTGTTTGGCTCCTCCGCTCGCCGTTGAAAAATTTCCGCACTGATATCGATCACTTTATCTCTctcccttctctctctctttctcttcttctcctggTTTCGTTAATTCTTGAattcgaaaaccctaaacaacTTGTTCCTAGAAATTGAGCAAGCAAAGGAAAGctttttttcatcttcaggTTTCCATTTGTTGTAAAGCTAAACGTGACACAAGTGTGTAAGTTCACATCTCTGTTTCCCTCTGtggaaaccctaattcttgCTATATATCctaaaaagaaatgatttttttttttacccaaTTATTGTACCGTGTCGATAGGTAGTGTTATTGTTTGAGGTTGAATTCTCGGTTACTGTAATGTTCATGTTATTATTAACCATAGCTTCGATTTGCAGTGAGATTGTGTTTGCGGCAATTTTGATCTCAAGTGTGTTCTCGAGTTTTCCAATCaaattctgtatttttttcGAAATTAGCTTAATTTTCAGCTGCCATAAGAGTGTTTATAGCTGTGAAATCGGAAATTTTCAGctggtttttgtttaatgaaGTTGATGCTGTTTACTGAAATGAGCTCTCCAAGTTTACTTGATTAGGTGTTAAGAGTTTCTGATGTTGACTGGAACTTAGGCGTCAGTGTACCCTAAGTTCCAATCTAAGGAAACAATGCTTATTCTGTTTCCTTGTACCATGTGGGCTCTGCATCAATTCTCTAGTGTCTCACTTTGCTGCCCtgtggtttttgtttcctctttgcAGAAACAACACTTGTATTGGCTTTCTTCTGTctagtgtttttgtttcacttgTTGTGTTCAACTCTAAATTTTGCAGtatctgttttgtttgtttagcaGGAGAACCTATGAGTATTCAAAGCATGCCAATTGGAGGTAGCTCATGAATTCTGGGGAAAGAGGTGTTTATATGTTCCCTTTTTTCTTACACATTCGGAATTTAGATCAACGAAGGCGCAATGTTGAActtgtttctgtgtttttttcaaaGGCTCagataattacaaataatttaGAGGAGCTGAATCTATGCCTGGAAACGAATTTGGGGAGAAGATCCACAATTTTTTTGGACAAGAAGGCCTATCCCAAGACCAGCAACATCAGTCTCAGGTTGTTGACAGAAGCTGGTCCAGTTTTAATAATGGTCTAGTCGGTAACCAGAGGCAGATTGACCCATCCCTCATTGCCAATCTGAAGAGTTATAACACACAACAATCTGGTACTGATTTTGTCTCCTTTTGACACTGAATTCCACAACTTGCAATCATTAATAGCTACATATATTGCTAGTTTTCTAAAtggagcttttttttttttcttatgtcaGTTGATCATGAGAGAGGTCATCAATCTTCAAATTCACAGCATGGTTTAAACTATACTCAGCAGCCTATAAGGTCCGAGTTCTCAAGAAGTTTATTGCAAGAACACCAGCAACTCCCAAATGGTTACATGCATGGGAACCTTGGGTTGCAGACAATGCCGAATGGGGCAAATGTTTTGGGAGGTGATGTAGAATCTAGTAGGGATAAGTTATCAGCAAGGGGATTTACTCCAGAACTTCATAATGTTCCTATGAGGCTTGAGATGGGAGAATCTCCGGTTAATTATGATTTCTTTGGTGGtcaacaacaatcaaacaCACAGCTCTCTGGCATGCTCCAGCCTTTGCCAAGGCAGCAGATGACATTCAATGATATGCAACTACTGAAGCAGCAAGTTATGGTTAAGCAAATGCATGAATATCAAAtgcaacaacaacttcaaaagcAACAGCTAGAGGCCAGGCAGCTCAATTCTTTGAATAGAAATGCAGTCAATGGAAGTTGCGCAAGTGATACCCAATCACGTATGATTAATGGCATCCCTCTTCAGAATGCGTCTAGTAACTGGTTTCAGCCAGATCTCATGACAGGAAATACAAACTGGATGCATCGCGGCATCTCACCAGCTGTTCAAGGTTCATCCAGTGGGCTCATGATTACCCCTGAGCATGGGCAGTCGAACTTAATGGCTCAACAGTTTGGACCTTCCTTGTACGGTATGCCTGTTAGTGGGACAAATGCACCTCAAAATGCTTTTTCTTCCGTTCAGATGAACAGATTAGCTGCACCGCATGGTTCTGCAAACAGGAGTTACTCTCTGACCAATCAGCCAACTTCATTTCTTAACCAAGGTGATGTTCAGGATAGTCAAATGCACCCTCGATCCACATACCAGGAGAAAGCGTTGTTCTCCCAGACATCAGTGCCAGATTCAAATAATAGGcccaattttgaaaatttccagCAAGATGATTCCCGTGAGAGGAACATTTCAGCGCAGGATAAATTTTGTCAGATGGAGGATTCTGGTCCAGCAGAAAAATCATTTATGAAAGTGCCTGAAAATATGAATGCATTGCAGAAGTCGTCAGCATTAGATCCTACTgaagaaaagattttgtttggttctgATGACAATTTGTGGGATGCATTTGGAAGCAGCACTGATATGAGCTTGCAAGGAAATCTTATGTCCAGTAATTCTGACCTATTCGATGCATGCCCCTCTTTGCAAAGTGGGAGTTGGAGTGCCCTTATGCAATCTGCTGTAGCAGAAACAACCAGCGATGACGCCGGTGTACATGGATGGGTTAACAGCAATACTGTCCCACATGCGAATTTGCACACTGATAGTAGAGCCCAGGATTTGGGTGCAAAGGCTTCAAATCCACTAAGTGAGAGATTCCACAGTGATTCCACTGGGGCAGCTGTTCAACATTTGCCTGACAAGGTAAATAAAGTTTCAGATCATGGCCTGTTTGAGAAGCCTATGGCTCAACTTAGTCAAATGGCTGGTAATATAATTCATTCTTCAAGTATTGATGAACAGAATAATTTGTGTTCTATTCGACAGAATGAGGGCATTGAAGATAGATTTGGTATTTGGAAGGCTGCTTCCAATCCAAATGTAGCTGCTCTGATTGAACAGAAGAATCATTTCACACAAAATCCACAAAGGGCAAGCTATGGATTTGGAATAGCCAGTGCAGGAAACGATTCTAGTGCTTCTCGGGATGTCCAGGGCAATATCCAACAGCATTTGGATAATAACTCTGTGGAGAAGGCTATCCCTCAACTGAAATCGAGAGACGGCAGTCAGATTCTTGAGTCATATGCGAGGAATAATGCTGGAACAAATGAAATGGTAAATGCCCGCGATTTTTCTATGTTGCCTGGTGGAAAAGAGACACAATCTGGTCATGTCGGTAGTAGGCCCTCGACAAGTCGCAAATTTCAGTATCATCCCATGGGTAATATTGATGTCACTAATGAATCTTGTCAAGAAAAAGTTTCTCATTTGCCAACCACATTGGAGCAGGTTCCTGTCGGAAACCAAGGGTATTTTGGGCAATCAAAGTTTCT includes:
- the MCT2 gene encoding MEI2 C-terminal RRM only like 2 (MEI2 C-terminal RRM only like 2 (MCT2); FUNCTIONS IN: nucleic acid binding; INVOLVED IN: biological_process unknown; LOCATED IN: cellular_component unknown; CONTAINS InterPro DOMAIN/s: RNA recognition motif, RNP-1 (InterPro:IPR000504), RNA recognition motif 2 (InterPro:IPR007201); BEST Arabidopsis thaliana protein match is: terminal EAR1-like 2 (TAIR:AT1G67770.1); Has 545 Blast hits to 437 proteins in 88 species: Archae - 0; Bacteria - 0; Metazoa - 0; Fungi - 60; Plants - 381; Viruses - 0; Other Eukaryotes - 104 (source: NCBI BLink).); protein product: MASSDDPAPENNHVSVLARQARNPPTHFFFPHNPSPRTYYFSAPPQIYFISDIYLPPPPSIWVYYPLWYINPNPNVYESTQELPQRYSPNPSQEMTLPPTSSRRVFGRRSYELCEKVTWRTSIKPEVESNGDHITTVMLRNIPNRYTREMMIQFMDKHCEEANKSGKNEEFTISAYDFIYLPIDFRTTMNKGYAFVNFTNAKAVSKFKAACNNKPWCHFYSKKELEITYARIQANELVKRFQHMTYPEEAYSAVCFSPARSGGKDTVQTTMVGKCNEPVCSV